The Nerophis lumbriciformis linkage group LG24, RoL_Nlum_v2.1, whole genome shotgun sequence genome includes a region encoding these proteins:
- the cd2bp2 gene encoding CD2 antigen cytoplasmic tail-binding protein 2 isoform X2: MSKRKVTFADGDGELDLEEEIPNKKTCEVGSGPGSRFKGKHSLDSDEEDEGENTGSSKYDILADDDVDGQENATIDFDEGVSITPFNLEEEMEEGHFDSEGNYFIKKEQQIRDNWLDNIDWVKIKEQPFKQKKKGLAAKRKRRVGDEDEAEEERKREEQQENKDEEEEEEEAEPAEDPLASYTQQQLTEALLELLLPGETVTAALRRLGGLGGRKKSKLRQDGQAAEEAKRDTEKLDRLTSLADRLVASGMYGIYQQTHEKLAYTLKGMNSKRPARKTDGEEDELDMFGEEFDEKHAAASQEKDEEDKAVSEEVMWQYKWENKDDSEVYGPFTSQQMQDWVDEGYFSSGVYCRRLDQEGSQFYNSKRLDFELYT, from the exons atgTCGAAAAGGAAAGTAACTTTTGCGGATGGTGACGGGGAGTTGGACTTGGAGGAGGAGAttccaaacaaaaag ACTTGTGAGGTCGGGAGTGGACCAGGCTCCAGATTCAAAGGCAAACATTCCCTGGACAGCGATGAAGAGGACGAAGGGGAGAACACTGGAAGCAGCAAATATGATATTTTGGCCGATGATGATGTGGACG GGCAAGAGAACGCAACTATTGACTTTGACGAGGGAGTCTCCATCACACCGTTTAACCTGGAGGAGGAGATGGAGGAGGGACACTTTGACTCGGAGGGAAACTACTTCATCAAAAAAGAGCAACAGATTCGAGACAACTGGCTGGACAACATCGATTGG GTGAAAATTAAAGAACAACCTTTCAAGCAAAAGAAAAAAGGACTGGCAGCCAAACGCAAACGTAGAGTAGGCGATGAAGACGAGGCGGAGGAGGAGAGAAAGCGGGAGGAGCAGCAAGAAAACAAagacgaggaagaggaggaggaggaagccgAGCCTGCCGAGGACCCGCTGGCCTCGTACACGCAGCAGCAGCTGACCGAAGCGCTGCTGGAACTCTTGTTGCCGGGGGAGACGGTCACGGCGGCGCTGCGGCGGCTCGGAGGTCTTGGCGGCCGCAAGAAAAGCAAGCTGAGGCAAGACGGCCAAGCCGCGGAGGAAGCCAAGCGGGACACGGAGAAGCTGGACCGTCTCACGTCCCTGGCCGACCGGCTGGTGGCTTCCGGGATGTACGGTATCTACCAGCAGACGCACGAAAAGCTGGCCTACACGCTGAAGGGCATGAACAGCAAGCGGCCCGCCAGGAAGACTGACGGCGAGGAGGACGAGCTCGATATGTTTGGCGAGGAATTCGACGAGAAGCACGCCGCGGCGTCGCAGGAAAAAGACGAGGAGGACAAAGCAG TGAGCGAGGAAGTCATGTGGCAGTACAAGTGGGAAAACAAGGACGACTCCGAAGTCTACGGTCCTTTCACCAGCCAGCAGATGCAG GACTGGGTGGATGAGGGATATTTCAGCAGCGGCGTGTACTGCAGGCGCTTGGACCAGGAGGGCTCGCAGTTCTACAACTCCAAGAGACTGGACTTTGAGCTCTACACATGA
- the cd2bp2 gene encoding CD2 antigen cytoplasmic tail-binding protein 2 isoform X1 — protein MSKRKVTFADGDGELDLEEEIPNKKQTCEVGSGPGSRFKGKHSLDSDEEDEGENTGSSKYDILADDDVDGQENATIDFDEGVSITPFNLEEEMEEGHFDSEGNYFIKKEQQIRDNWLDNIDWVKIKEQPFKQKKKGLAAKRKRRVGDEDEAEEERKREEQQENKDEEEEEEEAEPAEDPLASYTQQQLTEALLELLLPGETVTAALRRLGGLGGRKKSKLRQDGQAAEEAKRDTEKLDRLTSLADRLVASGMYGIYQQTHEKLAYTLKGMNSKRPARKTDGEEDELDMFGEEFDEKHAAASQEKDEEDKAVSEEVMWQYKWENKDDSEVYGPFTSQQMQDWVDEGYFSSGVYCRRLDQEGSQFYNSKRLDFELYT, from the exons atgTCGAAAAGGAAAGTAACTTTTGCGGATGGTGACGGGGAGTTGGACTTGGAGGAGGAGAttccaaacaaaaag CAGACTTGTGAGGTCGGGAGTGGACCAGGCTCCAGATTCAAAGGCAAACATTCCCTGGACAGCGATGAAGAGGACGAAGGGGAGAACACTGGAAGCAGCAAATATGATATTTTGGCCGATGATGATGTGGACG GGCAAGAGAACGCAACTATTGACTTTGACGAGGGAGTCTCCATCACACCGTTTAACCTGGAGGAGGAGATGGAGGAGGGACACTTTGACTCGGAGGGAAACTACTTCATCAAAAAAGAGCAACAGATTCGAGACAACTGGCTGGACAACATCGATTGG GTGAAAATTAAAGAACAACCTTTCAAGCAAAAGAAAAAAGGACTGGCAGCCAAACGCAAACGTAGAGTAGGCGATGAAGACGAGGCGGAGGAGGAGAGAAAGCGGGAGGAGCAGCAAGAAAACAAagacgaggaagaggaggaggaggaagccgAGCCTGCCGAGGACCCGCTGGCCTCGTACACGCAGCAGCAGCTGACCGAAGCGCTGCTGGAACTCTTGTTGCCGGGGGAGACGGTCACGGCGGCGCTGCGGCGGCTCGGAGGTCTTGGCGGCCGCAAGAAAAGCAAGCTGAGGCAAGACGGCCAAGCCGCGGAGGAAGCCAAGCGGGACACGGAGAAGCTGGACCGTCTCACGTCCCTGGCCGACCGGCTGGTGGCTTCCGGGATGTACGGTATCTACCAGCAGACGCACGAAAAGCTGGCCTACACGCTGAAGGGCATGAACAGCAAGCGGCCCGCCAGGAAGACTGACGGCGAGGAGGACGAGCTCGATATGTTTGGCGAGGAATTCGACGAGAAGCACGCCGCGGCGTCGCAGGAAAAAGACGAGGAGGACAAAGCAG TGAGCGAGGAAGTCATGTGGCAGTACAAGTGGGAAAACAAGGACGACTCCGAAGTCTACGGTCCTTTCACCAGCCAGCAGATGCAG GACTGGGTGGATGAGGGATATTTCAGCAGCGGCGTGTACTGCAGGCGCTTGGACCAGGAGGGCTCGCAGTTCTACAACTCCAAGAGACTGGACTTTGAGCTCTACACATGA